The Micromonospora sp. M71_S20 genome has a window encoding:
- a CDS encoding cytochrome P450: protein MRLDPFAGAYLVDPAQVWRRLLDEPERVHHDPDLGLWLITRHADVRRALSDAEAFGNALTLAPIYDLCPEAMEFIARIDAPPTTAAADPPVHPRTRRALRATFANTAERVERRYGAIVQRRVDELVSRLVDRPDGRADLVGEFTTELPLLVLLDILGVPEEDVGRVRAWGDGQIALLWGRPEPAEQVRLARGLWEFWCYCEQLVGARLGGGRYGDDYVSQLLAYRDGDDEVLTVAEVSSIVFNLLVAGHETTAGLLAHALDQALSSPDRWRELGEDPRRIPAFLTETLRFAPAIDGWLRVTRRSVTLDGVTIPAGARCLLLIGAANRDPAVFARPEQFDPHRSDADGHLSFGHGPHFCIGAALARLEARMALTRLCRAVPGLRLTPGHRRSYKVNIAFRAHRSLPVVIDATVPSGPPAAPVAG, encoded by the coding sequence ATGCGATTGGATCCGTTCGCGGGGGCGTATCTCGTCGATCCGGCGCAGGTGTGGCGGCGGCTGCTCGACGAGCCCGAGAGGGTGCACCACGACCCGGATCTGGGGCTGTGGCTGATCACCCGGCACGCCGACGTCCGCCGCGCGCTGAGTGACGCGGAGGCCTTCGGCAACGCCCTCACCCTCGCTCCGATCTACGACCTCTGCCCCGAGGCGATGGAGTTCATCGCCCGCATCGACGCGCCGCCCACCACCGCCGCCGCGGACCCCCCGGTGCACCCCCGGACCCGCCGGGCCCTGCGGGCGACCTTCGCCAACACCGCCGAACGCGTGGAGCGCCGCTACGGTGCGATCGTCCAGCGTCGGGTCGACGAGCTGGTGTCCCGGCTCGTCGACCGCCCCGACGGGCGGGCGGACCTCGTCGGCGAGTTCACCACCGAGCTGCCCCTGCTGGTCCTGCTCGACATCCTCGGCGTACCGGAGGAGGACGTCGGGCGGGTCAGGGCCTGGGGGGACGGTCAGATCGCGTTGCTCTGGGGGCGGCCGGAGCCGGCCGAACAGGTCCGGCTGGCCCGGGGTCTGTGGGAGTTCTGGTGCTACTGCGAGCAGTTGGTCGGCGCCCGGCTCGGCGGTGGCCGGTACGGCGACGACTACGTCAGCCAGTTGCTGGCGTACCGCGACGGCGACGACGAGGTGCTCACGGTGGCCGAGGTGTCGAGCATCGTGTTCAACCTCCTGGTCGCCGGGCACGAGACCACTGCCGGGCTGCTCGCCCACGCGCTGGACCAGGCGCTGTCGAGCCCGGACAGGTGGCGGGAGCTCGGCGAGGACCCGCGACGGATACCCGCGTTCCTGACCGAGACGCTGCGCTTCGCGCCCGCCATCGACGGTTGGCTGCGGGTGACCCGTCGATCCGTGACCCTGGACGGCGTCACCATTCCGGCGGGTGCGCGCTGCCTGCTGCTGATCGGCGCCGCGAATCGGGATCCGGCGGTGTTCGCCCGTCCGGAGCAATTCGATCCGCACCGGTCCGACGCGGACGGGCACCTGTCGTTCGGGCACGGGCCGCACTTCTGCATCGGTGCGGCGCTGGCCCGGCTGGAGGCGAGGATGGCGTTGACCCGGCTCTGCCGGGCGGTTCCCGGACTGCGCCTGACCCCCGGCCATCGCCGTTCGTACAAGGTCAACATCGCCTTCCGCGCGCACCGGAGCCTGCCGGTGGTCATCGACGCGACGGTGCCGTCCGGTCCTCCGGCGGCGCCCGTCGCCGGGTGA
- a CDS encoding ATP-binding protein → MTRPTGDLFADGGGTGRLMARLDWAATPLGPVDGWPQSLRAAVRMVLSSRYPMLLLWGDRFTQLYNDAYSALIGDKHPDALGGDVRVTLAEGWDVLAPLIDEAMATGVASWVPALQLLLDRAGYREEAYFSVSHAPARDDEGRTVGVLTVCSEVTEQVVGERRLRLLRDLSVGGDGRTVDVESTCARLAEAIGGHPLDVPFAAIYLREGALLRRAAHVGGRPVAAALPGTLPAGEEHEWGLAAAAAGTTTEVAGVDRRLALPAGPWGDLVGTALALPLPSAEAGQPLGVLLVGVSPSRGLDEAYRSFHALLAQQVAVAVRNAQAYEEERRRAEALAELDRVKTGFFTNVSHEFRTPLTLMLGPLADALNDNEHPLPATQRERVDTAWRNATRLLTLVNSLLTFSSLEAGQAHSHAREVDLAGLTTELASVFRAAVERAGLCLEVDCPPLPRAVAVDPVNWERIVTNLLSNALKYTFVGRIRVGLAADDEEVRLTVADTGIGIAEEDLPRLFERFHRVQGTRSRSHEGTGIGLALVRELARLEGGDVRVESRIGTGTTFTVALPWSAAGRTARPAADVDGVGDAARAAVQEAVGWLADPAQAGASAPAGPPVPAYGGADALRHARILVADDNADMRAYLARLLGEQGWRVETVGDGRQALEAIRREQPDLVLTDVMMPGIDGFELVRRLRGQAGTRTLPVVVLSARAGGDASVEGLDLGADDYVVKPFAAAELIARIRSALHGARTRGHHRDETAPAVDGPGGTPREPDGLGGTPRDADSPGGTTADAGGPGGTAPGSAAGARPATSAGPVGGSTPDTQGAPAGSAASGGGPVDVGAGPLNGPPAAPGVGASVGRNGEHAHNGARRPAPEHAAVLDTGWTYPSQPTSAAAMRRDVRASLENLDVDPDTMADLLLAASEAVNNAVEHAQRPTRPEVRVRLRVTDGTVRISVRDFGTWRDRRPAMDRGRGATLMNAYGDVRLVSTAEGTTVTIERGLPPTT, encoded by the coding sequence GTGACGCGACCCACGGGGGACCTGTTCGCCGACGGTGGTGGGACCGGGCGGCTGATGGCGCGCCTGGACTGGGCCGCCACCCCACTCGGCCCGGTCGACGGCTGGCCGCAGAGCCTGCGCGCCGCCGTCCGGATGGTCCTCTCCTCCCGCTACCCGATGCTGCTGCTGTGGGGGGACCGCTTCACCCAGCTGTACAACGACGCGTACTCCGCCCTGATCGGCGACAAGCACCCCGACGCGCTCGGCGGCGACGTGCGGGTCACCCTGGCCGAGGGCTGGGACGTGCTGGCCCCCCTGATCGACGAGGCGATGGCGACCGGGGTCGCCAGCTGGGTGCCGGCCCTGCAACTGCTGCTCGACCGCGCCGGCTACCGCGAGGAGGCGTACTTCAGCGTCTCGCACGCCCCCGCCCGCGACGACGAGGGACGCACGGTGGGGGTGCTCACCGTGTGCAGCGAGGTCACCGAACAGGTCGTCGGCGAGCGCCGGCTGCGCCTGCTGCGCGATTTGTCCGTCGGCGGCGACGGGCGGACCGTCGACGTCGAGAGCACCTGCGCGCGGCTCGCCGAGGCCATCGGCGGGCACCCGCTGGACGTTCCGTTCGCCGCGATCTACCTGCGCGAGGGCGCGCTGCTGCGCCGCGCCGCTCACGTCGGCGGGCGTCCCGTGGCCGCCGCCCTGCCCGGCACGCTGCCGGCGGGCGAGGAGCACGAGTGGGGGCTGGCGGCCGCCGCTGCCGGCACGACGACCGAGGTGGCCGGCGTCGACCGGCGGCTCGCCCTGCCCGCGGGGCCGTGGGGCGACCTGGTCGGCACCGCTCTCGCCCTGCCGCTGCCGTCCGCCGAGGCGGGCCAGCCTCTCGGGGTGCTGCTGGTCGGGGTCAGCCCGAGCCGGGGGCTGGACGAGGCGTACCGGTCGTTCCACGCGCTGCTGGCCCAGCAGGTGGCCGTCGCCGTGCGCAACGCGCAGGCGTACGAGGAGGAGCGCCGGCGGGCCGAGGCGCTCGCCGAGCTGGACCGGGTCAAGACGGGCTTCTTCACCAACGTCAGCCACGAGTTCCGGACCCCGCTGACGCTGATGCTCGGCCCGCTGGCCGACGCCCTCAACGACAACGAGCATCCCCTGCCGGCGACGCAGCGGGAACGGGTCGACACCGCCTGGCGCAACGCCACCCGGCTGCTCACCCTCGTCAACAGTCTGCTCACCTTCTCCAGCCTGGAGGCCGGGCAGGCACACAGCCACGCTCGCGAGGTCGACCTGGCCGGGCTCACCACCGAGCTGGCGAGCGTCTTCCGGGCGGCCGTCGAACGCGCCGGGCTGTGCCTGGAGGTCGACTGCCCGCCGCTGCCCCGCGCGGTCGCCGTCGACCCGGTCAACTGGGAACGCATCGTCACCAACCTCCTGTCGAACGCGCTGAAGTACACCTTCGTCGGCCGGATCCGGGTCGGGCTGGCCGCCGACGACGAGGAGGTACGGCTGACCGTCGCCGACACGGGCATCGGCATCGCCGAGGAGGATCTGCCCCGGCTCTTCGAACGCTTCCACCGGGTGCAGGGCACCCGGTCGCGCAGCCACGAGGGCACCGGCATCGGGCTCGCCCTGGTCCGCGAGCTGGCCCGCCTGGAAGGCGGCGACGTGCGGGTGGAGAGCCGGATCGGGACGGGGACGACGTTCACGGTGGCGCTGCCCTGGTCCGCCGCGGGGCGGACCGCCCGGCCGGCCGCCGACGTGGACGGGGTCGGGGACGCCGCCCGGGCCGCCGTCCAGGAGGCGGTCGGCTGGCTGGCCGACCCGGCGCAGGCGGGGGCGTCCGCGCCGGCCGGGCCGCCGGTGCCGGCGTACGGTGGCGCGGACGCGCTGCGGCACGCGCGGATCCTCGTCGCCGACGACAACGCCGACATGCGCGCGTACCTGGCCCGGTTGCTGGGCGAGCAGGGCTGGCGGGTGGAGACGGTCGGTGACGGCCGGCAGGCCCTGGAGGCGATCCGCCGGGAACAGCCGGACCTGGTGCTCACCGACGTGATGATGCCCGGGATCGACGGCTTCGAGCTGGTCCGTCGGCTGCGCGGGCAGGCCGGTACCCGGACGCTGCCGGTGGTGGTGCTCTCCGCGCGCGCCGGCGGGGACGCCAGCGTGGAGGGGCTCGACCTGGGCGCCGACGACTACGTCGTCAAGCCCTTCGCCGCGGCCGAGCTGATCGCCCGGATCCGGTCCGCCCTGCACGGCGCCCGCACCCGGGGGCACCACCGGGACGAGACGGCGCCCGCCGTGGACGGCCCCGGCGGCACGCCACGCGAACCGGACGGCCTCGGCGGCACGCCACGCGACGCGGACAGCCCTGGCGGCACGACGGCCGACGCGGGCGGTCCCGGCGGGACCGCGCCCGGGTCGGCGGCCGGGGCGCGGCCGGCGACGTCGGCCGGCCCCGTCGGCGGCAGCACCCCGGACACGCAGGGTGCCCCGGCCGGGTCAGCGGCCTCCGGTGGCGGTCCCGTGGACGTGGGTGCCGGTCCGCTGAACGGCCCACCTGCCGCGCCGGGCGTCGGTGCGTCGGTCGGTCGCAACGGGGAGCACGCGCACAACGGGGCCCGGCGCCCGGCTCCCGAGCACGCGGCCGTGCTGGACACGGGCTGGACGTACCCCTCGCAGCCCACCTCCGCCGCCGCGATGCGCCGGGACGTGCGGGCCTCGCTGGAGAACCTGGACGTCGATCCGGACACCATGGCCGATCTCCTGCTGGCCGCCTCCGAGGCGGTCAACAACGCCGTCGAGCACGCCCAACGCCCCACCCGTCCCGAGGTGCGAGTACGACTGCGGGTGACCGATGGCACGGTACGGATCTCGGTGCGCGACTTCGGCACCTGGCGGGACCGTCGTCCGGCCATGGACCGGGGGCGGGGCGCCACGCTGATGAACGCGTACGGCGACGTGCGCCTGGTCTCCACCGCCGAGGGCACCACCGTCACCATCGAACGCGGCCTGCCGCCCACCACCTGA
- a CDS encoding helix-turn-helix transcriptional regulator: MDRTPPSSADRSGAIHRFRSELRTWRTRQGLTQRALAERVRFSRETVAAVESGRRYGSHEFAVRCDEVLGTGGCLAALWPQVAAEQLAADGRRGPRFAVAGLDQIPAPPVARRDARDPEAVVAAIDELRELIGQVLGGQSEADLPPHPSGERSGRP; the protein is encoded by the coding sequence ATGGATCGCACGCCCCCGTCGAGCGCCGACCGCTCCGGTGCCATCCACCGGTTCCGCTCCGAGCTGCGCACCTGGCGTACCCGTCAGGGGTTGACCCAGCGGGCGCTCGCGGAGCGGGTGCGGTTCAGCCGCGAGACGGTGGCCGCGGTCGAGTCCGGTCGCCGGTACGGCAGTCACGAGTTCGCCGTCCGCTGCGACGAGGTGCTCGGCACCGGCGGTTGCCTGGCGGCGTTGTGGCCGCAGGTCGCGGCGGAGCAGCTGGCGGCGGACGGCCGCCGGGGCCCCCGGTTCGCGGTGGCTGGGCTCGACCAGATCCCCGCGCCGCCGGTGGCGCGGCGGGACGCGCGCGACCCGGAGGCGGTCGTGGCCGCGATCGACGAACTGCGGGAGTTGATCGGCCAGGTGCTCGGCGGACAGTCGGAGGCGGACCTCCCGCCGCACCCGTCAGGCGAGCGGTCCGGACGCCCCTGA
- the htpG gene encoding molecular chaperone HtpG, whose translation MSNRAETLEFQAEARQLLQLMVHSIYSNKDVFLRELISNASDALDKLRLASMVDKELEVDTSDLHIEIEVDKAARTLTVRDNGIGMSRDEVVQVIGTIAKSGTAELLRKLRESSDAGARQELIGQFGVGFYAAFMVADRVELVTRRAGESGGTRWESAGEGTYSVESVEQAPQGTSVTLHLKPADDEDNLHDYTAEWTIREIVKRYSDFIAWPIRMTVERPGEGDQTSTETQTLNSMKALWARSRDEVDEAEYKEFYKHVSHDWADPLDIVHMKGEGTFEYEALLFIPSHAPLDLFAPQGRRGVQLYVKRVFIMDDCEALMPNYLRFVKGVVDAHDLSLNISREILQQDRQIQVVRRRLVKKILSTVKDMKANHAERYRTFWTEFGAAVKEGLIDDTENRDTLLEILSVASTHDPAEPTDLAGYVGRMKDGQTDIYYATGDSRTMIENSPHMEAFRAKGYEVLLLTDPVDEVWIERVGQYDGRTLRSIAKGQVDLDTEEEKKEAEAEREQQRKDFADLLTWMGATLADSVKEVRLSSRLTTSPACVVGDAHDITPTLEKMYRAMGHEVPTVKRILELNPGHPLVNGLRKAHEQGGAEESLKETAELLHGLALLAEGGELADPARFTRVLADRLARTL comes from the coding sequence GTGAGCAACCGGGCCGAGACGTTGGAGTTCCAGGCCGAGGCGCGTCAGCTGCTCCAGCTGATGGTCCACTCGATCTATTCGAACAAGGACGTCTTCCTGCGTGAACTGATCTCGAACGCCTCGGACGCGCTGGACAAGCTGCGCCTGGCGTCGATGGTCGACAAGGAGCTGGAGGTCGACACCTCCGACCTGCACATCGAGATCGAGGTCGACAAGGCGGCGCGCACGCTGACCGTGCGGGACAACGGCATCGGCATGTCCCGCGACGAGGTGGTCCAGGTGATCGGCACGATCGCCAAGTCCGGGACCGCCGAGCTGCTGCGCAAGCTGCGCGAGTCCTCCGACGCCGGGGCGCGGCAGGAGCTGATCGGCCAGTTCGGCGTGGGCTTCTACGCGGCGTTCATGGTCGCCGACCGGGTGGAGCTGGTGACCCGCCGGGCGGGGGAGAGCGGTGGCACCCGGTGGGAGTCGGCCGGTGAGGGCACGTACTCCGTCGAGTCGGTTGAACAGGCGCCGCAGGGCACCTCGGTGACCCTGCACCTCAAGCCGGCCGACGACGAGGACAACCTGCACGACTACACCGCCGAGTGGACGATCCGGGAGATCGTCAAGCGGTACTCGGACTTCATCGCCTGGCCGATCCGGATGACCGTCGAGCGCCCCGGCGAGGGCGACCAGACCAGCACCGAGACCCAGACGCTCAACTCGATGAAGGCGCTCTGGGCCCGGTCCCGCGACGAGGTCGACGAGGCCGAGTACAAGGAGTTCTACAAGCACGTCAGCCACGACTGGGCCGACCCGCTGGACATCGTGCACATGAAGGGCGAGGGCACCTTCGAGTACGAGGCCCTGCTGTTCATCCCGTCGCACGCGCCGCTGGACCTGTTCGCCCCGCAGGGCCGCCGCGGCGTGCAGCTCTACGTCAAGCGCGTCTTCATCATGGACGACTGCGAAGCGCTCATGCCGAACTACCTGCGCTTCGTCAAGGGCGTCGTGGACGCGCACGACCTGTCGCTGAACATCTCCCGGGAGATCCTCCAGCAGGACCGGCAGATCCAGGTCGTCCGCCGCCGGCTGGTCAAGAAGATCCTGTCCACCGTCAAGGACATGAAGGCCAACCACGCCGAGCGCTACCGGACCTTCTGGACCGAGTTCGGGGCCGCCGTCAAGGAGGGCCTGATCGACGACACGGAGAACCGGGACACCCTCCTGGAGATCCTGTCGGTCGCCTCCACCCACGACCCGGCCGAGCCCACCGACCTCGCCGGCTACGTCGGCCGGATGAAGGACGGGCAGACCGACATCTACTACGCCACCGGCGACTCGCGCACCATGATCGAGAACTCGCCGCACATGGAGGCGTTCCGCGCCAAGGGCTACGAGGTGCTGCTGCTCACCGACCCGGTCGACGAGGTGTGGATCGAGCGCGTCGGCCAGTACGACGGCAGGACGCTGCGCTCCATCGCCAAGGGCCAGGTCGACCTGGACACCGAGGAGGAGAAGAAGGAGGCCGAGGCCGAGCGCGAGCAGCAGCGCAAGGACTTCGCCGACCTGCTCACCTGGATGGGCGCCACCCTCGCCGACTCCGTCAAGGAGGTCCGCCTCTCCTCCCGGCTGACCACCTCGCCCGCCTGCGTCGTCGGCGACGCCCACGACATCACCCCGACCCTGGAGAAGATGTACCGGGCGATGGGGCACGAGGTGCCGACGGTGAAGCGGATCCTGGAGCTCAACCCCGGGCACCCGCTGGTCAACGGCCTGCGCAAGGCACACGAGCAGGGCGGTGCCGAGGAGTCGCTGAAGGAGACCGCCGAGCTGCTCCACGGTCTGGCGCTGCTCGCCGAGGGCGGGGAGCTGGCCGATCCGGCCCGGTTCACCCGCGTGCTCGCCGACCGCCTCGCCCGTACCCTCTAG
- a CDS encoding roadblock/LC7 domain-containing protein — MTDHQDLGWLLDAFAERATEVSHAIAISSDGLMVAATRGLPPDRADQLAATGSGLVSLLRGAAAFFDAGAVISNVTQLEGGFMFSMAFNDGASLLVLADPQCDVGKVSYEMTELANRIGDALTPAARAALSRSR, encoded by the coding sequence GTGACCGACCACCAGGATCTCGGCTGGCTGCTGGATGCCTTCGCCGAGCGCGCCACCGAGGTCAGCCATGCGATCGCGATCTCCAGCGACGGCCTGATGGTGGCCGCCACCAGGGGCCTCCCGCCTGACCGGGCGGACCAGTTGGCGGCGACCGGCAGCGGGCTGGTGAGCCTGCTGCGCGGCGCGGCGGCCTTCTTCGACGCCGGCGCGGTGATCTCCAACGTGACCCAGCTCGAGGGCGGCTTCATGTTCTCGATGGCCTTCAACGACGGCGCGTCCCTGCTCGTGCTCGCCGACCCGCAGTGCGACGTCGGCAAGGTCTCCTACGAGATGACCGAGCTGGCGAACCGCATCGGCGACGCGCTGACCCCGGCGGCGCGGGCGGCACTCAGCCGCAGCCGCTGA
- a CDS encoding ABC transporter substrate-binding protein, with protein sequence MSLTIPRRSRARTAALLALVLFAATACADGGRGAGAAGSIKIGLLASLSGTYQAVGKEIRAGFELYLATHDGKLGGRQVELVVADEGNGAATAVPAATKLLKQDRVVALTGIVGGGSVAAVYPLLNETKVPFVGSNGRPELKDVSRIWHTSYLSDEPGEAIARHVRDNVEGSVYAIGPDYQGGWDELRGFTDAFVKEGGRLANADGKTTFTPFPTTTNFTPYFARIKASGADAVYTFYAGSAAVDFVKQYAQSEISDLPLYAAGFLTEGGVLDAQGEAARDVYSVLNYSPDLDNAENRAFVAAWKAKNDGSPTTYAMASYDAAAVLDRAIAAAGDDPTPESINAAIGQLGQIASPRGTWQFSPSTHAPVQKWYLRQVRQDGRALSNTVVGDLATIGG encoded by the coding sequence ATGTCGCTGACCATCCCCCGGCGCAGCCGTGCCCGCACCGCGGCCCTGCTCGCCCTCGTCCTGTTCGCCGCGACCGCCTGTGCCGACGGCGGGCGCGGTGCCGGCGCCGCCGGATCGATCAAGATCGGCCTGCTGGCGTCGCTGTCCGGCACGTACCAGGCGGTCGGCAAGGAGATCCGCGCCGGCTTCGAGCTCTACCTGGCCACCCACGACGGCAAGCTCGGCGGACGACAGGTGGAACTCGTCGTCGCCGACGAGGGCAACGGCGCCGCGACCGCGGTGCCCGCCGCGACGAAACTGCTCAAGCAGGACCGCGTGGTCGCGCTCACCGGGATCGTCGGCGGTGGATCGGTGGCCGCGGTCTATCCGCTGCTCAACGAGACCAAGGTGCCGTTCGTCGGCTCGAACGGCCGCCCGGAACTCAAGGACGTGTCCCGGATCTGGCACACCTCGTACCTCTCCGACGAGCCCGGCGAGGCGATCGCCCGCCACGTGCGCGACAACGTCGAGGGCAGCGTCTACGCCATCGGCCCCGACTACCAGGGCGGCTGGGACGAGCTGCGCGGCTTCACCGACGCCTTCGTCAAGGAGGGCGGCAGGCTCGCCAACGCCGACGGCAAGACCACCTTCACCCCGTTCCCGACGACCACCAACTTCACCCCGTACTTCGCCCGGATCAAGGCCTCCGGGGCGGACGCCGTCTACACGTTCTACGCGGGCAGCGCGGCCGTCGACTTCGTCAAGCAGTACGCGCAGTCGGAGATCAGCGACCTGCCGCTCTACGCCGCCGGGTTCCTGACCGAGGGCGGGGTGCTCGACGCCCAGGGCGAGGCCGCCCGCGACGTCTACTCGGTGCTCAACTACTCGCCGGACCTGGACAACGCGGAGAACCGCGCCTTCGTGGCCGCCTGGAAGGCGAAGAACGACGGCTCCCCGACCACGTACGCCATGGCCTCCTACGACGCCGCGGCCGTGCTGGACCGGGCCATCGCGGCGGCCGGGGACGACCCGACCCCGGAGAGCATCAACGCGGCGATCGGCCAGCTGGGCCAGATCGCCAGCCCGCGCGGCACCTGGCAGTTCTCGCCGAGCACGCACGCGCCGGTGCAGAAGTGGTACCTGCGCCAGGTGCGCCAGGACGGCCGGGCGCTGTCCAACACCGTCGTGGGTGACCTCGCCACCATCGGCGGGTGA
- a CDS encoding nitrate- and nitrite sensing domain-containing protein — protein MRLIVAAPLVAVMGFAGLALTESVRQTTRASDLGLLAHLGADAGDLAHRLQRERVVAADLLSRGAAEQQEAFADATGSTDDAVARYRRQRATVPPGPAAGQTALQRIDLALEGLPPLRAQVRTAAHASVSAMTFSYRIVIADLLSLRESVTLGAVNARITDGMRASAALSKAAEAAGQQQVAVLRAVAADQLTPAMQQDITAARSGFTESSLSFLALARPAWRGWWEQAGSGEDALLLQRLQDEVSRTRAGSRLRLDLGAWIAATQQWSVRLAELRQRVDAAVLDDIRSAHADQRRRTAVEAAAVVLALLLTALVTWAVARQITRRLRRLRDAANAVAFERLPQVVARLQHPDSSSVDPDELARRQSEDALEPSRGDEIGEVGEAFAAVHRAAVRTAAEQAVMRANTADIFIHLSRREQRLVDAVLAQVDKVERDETDPERLDQLYTLDNLATRMGRINASLLVLGGVGVGRVRQHDVPLQQVCQAAQSQIEHYARIRLGMVDGDVAVAADSVDEVVHLLAELMDNATGYSAPGTEAWVTGRSLGDRVIVQVSDEGVGLSPQRRQQLNDLLARPPAIDVAAVRAMGLVVVGQLAARLGVAVQLRPGPRRGTIAEAALPGAIIRPLPPEEFLLTPTRPSRRAARTTLASPAYTAAPEPWAGSPAQPWAGRPPAERALPVAPVFRPAPTPAGRGDEPTEELVIFEQVNHWFQAGHDDATNGGPWASPADEAWRTAARADAPEVVATTTSGLPRRQPQQHLVPGGVAVPQQRSAHRDPTQVATAMAAYARGVAGRRPNLINN, from the coding sequence ATGCGCCTCATCGTGGCGGCCCCGCTGGTCGCCGTGATGGGATTCGCCGGGCTCGCGCTGACCGAGAGCGTCCGCCAGACGACCCGCGCGAGCGACCTCGGACTCCTGGCGCACCTCGGCGCCGACGCGGGCGACCTGGCCCACCGGCTGCAACGTGAGCGCGTCGTCGCCGCCGACCTGCTCAGCCGGGGCGCGGCCGAGCAGCAGGAAGCCTTCGCCGACGCCACCGGGAGCACCGACGACGCCGTCGCCCGCTACCGCCGGCAGCGGGCGACGGTGCCCCCCGGACCCGCCGCCGGCCAGACCGCGCTCCAGCGGATCGACCTGGCGCTGGAGGGCCTGCCGCCGCTGCGCGCGCAGGTGCGTACGGCGGCGCACGCCTCGGTGTCGGCGATGACCTTCAGCTACCGGATCGTGATCGCCGACCTGCTCAGCCTCCGCGAGAGCGTCACCCTCGGCGCGGTCAACGCCCGGATCACCGACGGCATGCGGGCCTCGGCGGCGCTGTCCAAGGCGGCCGAGGCGGCCGGCCAGCAGCAGGTCGCCGTCCTGCGCGCGGTCGCCGCCGACCAGCTGACCCCCGCCATGCAGCAGGACATCACCGCCGCCCGGTCCGGCTTCACCGAGTCCAGCCTGTCCTTCCTGGCCCTCGCCCGGCCCGCCTGGCGGGGCTGGTGGGAGCAGGCCGGCAGCGGCGAGGACGCCCTGCTGCTGCAACGGCTGCAGGACGAGGTGTCCAGGACCCGCGCGGGGAGCCGGTTGCGGCTGGACCTCGGCGCCTGGATCGCCGCGACCCAGCAGTGGTCCGTCCGCCTGGCCGAGCTGCGTCAACGGGTCGACGCGGCGGTGCTCGACGACATCCGCTCCGCCCACGCCGACCAGCGGCGGCGCACGGCCGTGGAGGCGGCGGCCGTGGTGCTGGCCCTGCTGCTCACGGCCCTGGTCACCTGGGCGGTGGCTCGGCAGATCACGCGGCGCCTACGTCGGCTGCGGGACGCGGCGAATGCCGTCGCCTTCGAACGGCTGCCGCAGGTGGTGGCCCGGCTCCAGCACCCGGACAGCTCGTCGGTGGACCCGGACGAGCTGGCCCGCCGGCAGTCCGAGGACGCCCTGGAGCCGTCTCGCGGCGACGAGATCGGCGAGGTGGGGGAGGCGTTCGCGGCCGTGCACCGCGCGGCCGTGCGTACCGCGGCCGAGCAGGCGGTCATGCGGGCCAACACGGCCGACATCTTCATCCACCTCAGTCGCCGCGAGCAGCGGCTGGTCGACGCGGTGCTGGCCCAGGTCGACAAGGTCGAGCGGGACGAGACCGACCCCGAGCGGCTGGACCAGCTCTACACGCTGGACAACCTCGCCACCCGGATGGGACGGATCAACGCCAGCCTGCTGGTGCTGGGCGGGGTGGGGGTCGGGCGGGTACGCCAGCACGACGTGCCGCTGCAACAGGTGTGCCAGGCCGCGCAGAGCCAGATCGAGCACTACGCCAGGATCCGCCTCGGCATGGTCGACGGCGACGTCGCCGTCGCGGCCGACTCCGTCGACGAGGTCGTGCACCTGCTGGCCGAGCTGATGGACAACGCCACCGGCTACTCCGCGCCGGGTACCGAGGCGTGGGTGACCGGCCGCAGCCTCGGCGACCGGGTGATCGTCCAGGTCAGCGACGAGGGCGTGGGGCTGTCCCCGCAGCGCCGGCAACAGCTCAACGACCTGCTGGCCCGCCCGCCCGCCATCGACGTCGCGGCCGTACGGGCGATGGGGCTGGTCGTCGTGGGACAGCTCGCCGCCCGGCTGGGCGTGGCCGTCCAGCTCCGTCCGGGCCCCCGCCGCGGCACCATCGCCGAGGCGGCGCTCCCGGGGGCGATCATCCGACCGCTGCCCCCGGAGGAGTTCCTGCTCACGCCCACCAGGCCGTCGCGGCGCGCGGCGCGGACCACCCTCGCGTCGCCGGCGTACACCGCCGCCCCGGAACCGTGGGCGGGGAGCCCGGCGCAACCGTGGGCGGGCAGGCCGCCGGCCGAGCGGGCACTGCCGGTGGCGCCGGTGTTCCGGCCCGCACCCACGCCGGCCGGGCGAGGTGACGAGCCCACCGAGGAACTCGTCATCTTCGAGCAGGTCAACCACTGGTTCCAGGCCGGCCACGACGACGCCACGAACGGCGGGCCGTGGGCCAGCCCCGCCGACGAGGCCTGGCGGACCGCCGCCCGGGCCGACGCGCCCGAGGTGGTCGCCACCACCACGTCCGGTCTGCCGCGGCGTCAGCCGCAACAGCACCTCGTCCCGGGCGGCGTCGCCGTGCCGCAGCAGCGCTCCGCGCACCGCGACCCGACCCAGGTGGCCACCGCGATGGCCGCGTACGCGCGGGGCGTCGCGGGCCGCCGGCCCAACCTGATCAACAACTGA